A genomic window from Polaribacter gangjinensis includes:
- the merTP gene encoding mercuric transport protein MerTP: MKSKLAITSLLTAITASLCCIAPVLALIAGTSGFASTFSWIEPFRPYLIGLTIVVLLFAWYQKLKPEKEIDCECETDEKPKFMQSKTFLGVVTVFAIVLLAFPYYSSMFYPNSEKQIVVVDKSNIKTTEYKISGMTCASCEAHVNHEVNKLNGIVNSKTSYENGNAIIEYDKTKTNEAEIEKAINATGYKVTDKKEN; the protein is encoded by the coding sequence ATGAAAAGTAAATTAGCGATAACAAGTTTGCTTACAGCAATTACAGCTTCATTATGTTGTATAGCCCCAGTTTTGGCTCTAATCGCGGGAACAAGTGGATTTGCTTCAACTTTTTCTTGGATAGAACCATTTAGACCTTACTTAATAGGGCTAACAATAGTAGTTCTTCTATTTGCTTGGTATCAAAAACTAAAACCAGAAAAAGAAATAGACTGTGAATGTGAAACGGATGAAAAACCAAAATTTATGCAGTCAAAAACCTTTTTAGGTGTTGTAACAGTATTCGCAATAGTGTTGTTGGCTTTCCCATACTACTCAAGTATGTTTTATCCCAATTCAGAGAAACAAATTGTTGTCGTTGATAAATCAAATATAAAAACAACAGAGTATAAAATAAGTGGAATGACTTGTGCCAGTTGTGAAGCTCACGTAAACCACGAAGTAAATAAACTTAACGGAATTGTAAACTCAAAAACATCATACGAAAATGGTAACGCAATCATTGAGTATGATAAAACTAAAACAAATGAAGCGGAAATTGAGAAAGCAATTAACGCAACAGGTTATAAAGTAACTGATAAAAAAGAAAATTAA
- a CDS encoding DUF6660 family protein yields MKFLAFILSIYIFTLNLVPCEDTGTFDNEVKTEISQDLGDNHQHQDADLCSPFCICQCCHLNVTYFKFAEIKFEFKYISSQDFLYLNGIKKDFTTSILQPPQA; encoded by the coding sequence ATGAAATTTTTAGCATTCATATTGTCAATCTATATCTTCACACTAAATTTAGTGCCTTGTGAAGATACAGGTACTTTTGACAATGAAGTTAAAACAGAAATTTCTCAAGATTTAGGTGATAACCACCAACATCAAGATGCAGATTTATGTTCCCCATTTTGTATTTGCCAATGTTGCCATTTAAACGTAACTTATTTCAAATTCGCAGAAATAAAATTTGAGTTTAAATACATTTCTTCTCAAGATTTTCTCTACTTAAACGGTATAAAAAAAGATTTTACCACTTCCATTTTACAGCCACCACAGGCATAA
- a CDS encoding HYC_CC_PP family protein — MKQFFHKIMSLAMAFVVLFSTMSFTVNMHYCGDTLVETAIFHKAKGCGMEMEKPSTEGCSITKKNCCDDKQLAIEGQDELQLQVDKITFEQQVFLASFVYTYINLFEGLENNVSTYEEYKPPLVIRQLYKIDETYLI; from the coding sequence ATGAAGCAATTTTTCCATAAAATAATGTCTTTAGCAATGGCTTTTGTAGTGTTATTCTCTACAATGTCATTTACTGTGAATATGCATTATTGCGGAGATACGTTAGTAGAAACTGCTATTTTTCATAAAGCCAAAGGGTGCGGAATGGAAATGGAAAAGCCTTCAACCGAAGGATGTTCTATTACCAAGAAAAATTGTTGTGATGATAAACAATTAGCAATTGAAGGTCAAGACGAATTACAATTGCAAGTTGACAAAATCACATTTGAACAACAAGTATTTTTAGCTTCATTTGTTTACACTTACATTAACCTTTTTGAAGGTTTAGAAAATAACGTTTCTACTTACGAAGAATATAAACCGCCACTCGTCATAAGGCAACTCTACAAGATTGACGAAACATACTTAATTTGA
- a CDS encoding Fur family transcriptional regulator has translation METIEQVLESKNIRVTAMRMLIYKFLAEKEVAVTLSDIENAFSKADRTTLYRTIKTFEEKAIVHQIDDGTGITKYALCEKGCNCEIETDLHLHFHCNNCNETICLTEHKIPQIKVPNGFVSENVNLVVKGICDKCSGQ, from the coding sequence ATGGAAACAATAGAACAAGTATTAGAGTCAAAAAATATACGTGTTACCGCAATGCGTATGTTAATTTATAAGTTTCTTGCAGAAAAAGAGGTCGCTGTTACTTTAAGTGATATTGAAAATGCTTTCTCAAAAGCAGACAGAACCACTTTATATAGAACTATTAAAACCTTTGAAGAAAAGGCTATTGTGCATCAAATAGACGATGGTACAGGGATTACAAAATATGCATTATGTGAAAAGGGATGTAATTGTGAAATTGAAACCGATTTGCACTTACATTTCCATTGTAATAATTGCAATGAAACCATTTGCTTAACAGAACATAAAATACCTCAAATAAAAGTGCCAAATGGTTTTGTGTCAGAGAATGTAAATTTGGTGGTAAAAGGTATTTGTGATAAATGTAGTGGACAATAA
- a CDS encoding CusA/CzcA family heavy metal efflux RND transporter, with product MINKIIDFSINNKFIIGLLTLTIIGAGIWSMTKVPIDAVPDITNNQVQVITQAPNLGTEDIEQFVTYPVEVAMSNLPNVQEIRSISRFGLSVVTIVFDDDMGTYLPRQLVAEKLNEVKEQIPAGFGEPTMGPISTGLGEIYQYTLKVAPEYKDKYDIADLRSMQDWIVQRQMAMVEGVVEVNAIGGKIKQYEVAVDPNDLNAIGLTITDVFNALEANNQNTGGAYIEKNHQANFIRGEGLVRSLEDIKKITVKTVNNIPVTINDIATVQFGSAIRYGALTQDGEGEVVGGLVMMLKGANSNDVIANVKERMAQIEKSLPEGVIIEPLLDRSKLIGETTSTVTTNLIEGALIVIFVLIFLLGNWRGGLIVASTIPLSLLFAFILMNVFDVWANLMSLGAIDFGIIVDGAVIIVESTVFLIASQVLKKKQLTSKERDKVASNASKKMMNAAFFGQLIILIVFLPILALQGIEGKMFKPMALTFIFAMIGAMVLCLTYVPMMSALVLRAPKNDKKSYGDRFVHWVEDKYQPLLVRALRKGKWVIGIAVVLFGITVFMFSRMGGEFIPQLDEGDIAFHAILKPGSSLTETIETTTKIEQIVKAKFPEVEKIVSRIGVAEVPTDPMPMDFADIFVILKPKSEWTTVSSKDELIEEIKEAVEIIPGVNYEFTQPIEMRFNELLEGVREDIAIKLYGEDIDILSQKAEEISKIIAGTEGIGDMKAEATTGLPQMTITYNRNKLAQYGLQINTLNQIVQSAFAGGVAGTIFEGEKRFDLVVRLSSHNRKDITDVQNLFINLPSGAQIPLREVADVSYKAGPMQISRDNTNRRTYVGINVRGRDVKSLVTEIKSKLDAQLELPSGYFIRYGGAFENLERASNRLQTVVPIALLLIFILIYFALKSLPQTLMIYIAIPMATIGGVVALWLRDMPFSISAGVGFIVLFGVAVLNGLVMISGLNELKEEGVTNLKDRIVEGTKRRIRPIMLTAFTDVLGFLPMAISSSAGAEVQRPLATVVIGGLLTSTLLTLFVLPILYHWVENKSFTFKPNKKLVTATAVVLLLFGFSPQSNAQELNDTIPEISLQEAVKLAKSNYPLLKQKQLEITKQEQLKATAYDFGTTQIFTGGEEVNSDNGIYTTIGIGQSNIDVFGIGSKRKLQEQRIQLAQKAFQLSELELELEVKKAWSKCYQMKRNYNLYKELDSIYSKFEQAVALNYEVEAISKLEYSAAKNQAFQIQNKKAQAYSNYLIALQQFNLWLVSEEVFTVSDEFDVVMENDMETFSIENHPLYSMSQNIVDEAEAKYKAAKADNLPKFNLQGGLQRVNGNSGFYTYQAGISIPFLSGSNKAQVRSARIDKEIAETNVAFKKQEVQSRFVQAKENYFKWKTSWEFYKDQVLPLTKEQKTGALLAYREGEIDYTAFTQLIKEAIQSELEAQTALVNYLESTFQLQYFNQ from the coding sequence ATGATTAATAAAATCATTGATTTTTCAATCAATAACAAATTCATTATTGGTTTGCTTACGCTTACCATAATTGGAGCAGGTATTTGGAGTATGACCAAAGTGCCAATCGATGCTGTTCCAGACATTACCAATAACCAAGTACAGGTTATTACACAAGCACCTAATTTAGGTACAGAAGATATTGAACAATTTGTAACCTACCCTGTGGAAGTTGCAATGAGCAACCTTCCCAATGTACAGGAAATTAGGTCTATTTCTCGTTTTGGTTTATCTGTGGTTACCATCGTATTCGACGATGATATGGGAACCTATCTACCTCGCCAATTAGTAGCCGAAAAACTAAACGAAGTCAAAGAACAAATTCCTGCTGGTTTTGGAGAACCTACTATGGGACCTATTTCCACAGGATTAGGGGAAATTTATCAATACACCTTAAAAGTAGCACCAGAGTATAAAGACAAATACGACATTGCAGATTTACGCTCAATGCAGGATTGGATTGTACAACGTCAAATGGCAATGGTAGAAGGTGTGGTTGAGGTTAACGCCATAGGCGGTAAAATTAAACAATACGAAGTCGCGGTTGACCCAAACGATTTAAACGCAATTGGATTGACCATTACAGATGTCTTTAATGCACTTGAAGCCAATAATCAAAATACAGGTGGTGCATATATTGAAAAGAACCATCAGGCTAATTTTATTCGTGGAGAAGGCTTGGTACGGAGTTTAGAAGACATTAAAAAAATTACGGTAAAAACCGTTAATAATATTCCTGTAACTATTAATGATATTGCAACTGTGCAATTCGGTTCTGCCATACGTTACGGTGCATTAACCCAAGATGGTGAAGGTGAAGTTGTAGGTGGATTGGTGATGATGCTAAAAGGTGCAAATTCCAATGATGTTATTGCCAATGTAAAAGAGCGAATGGCTCAAATTGAAAAGTCATTACCTGAAGGTGTAATTATTGAACCCTTATTAGACCGAAGTAAATTAATTGGAGAAACAACTTCTACTGTAACCACAAATCTTATTGAAGGTGCATTGATAGTTATTTTTGTGCTTATCTTCTTATTGGGTAATTGGCGAGGTGGTTTAATCGTTGCTTCAACAATACCATTATCCTTATTATTCGCTTTTATTTTAATGAACGTGTTCGATGTGTGGGCAAATTTAATGAGTTTAGGAGCAATAGATTTCGGTATTATAGTTGATGGCGCTGTAATTATTGTAGAAAGTACAGTATTTCTCATTGCATCACAAGTACTAAAAAAGAAACAGCTTACATCCAAAGAGCGAGATAAAGTGGCGTCTAATGCTTCAAAAAAGATGATGAACGCTGCGTTTTTCGGTCAGTTGATTATCCTTATCGTTTTTCTACCCATTTTAGCCTTACAAGGTATTGAAGGAAAGATGTTTAAACCAATGGCATTGACCTTTATTTTCGCTATGATTGGTGCAATGGTACTGTGTTTAACCTATGTGCCAATGATGTCTGCTTTAGTGTTAAGAGCACCAAAAAATGATAAAAAATCTTATGGAGATAGATTTGTACATTGGGTTGAAGACAAATATCAACCTTTATTGGTTAGAGCCTTGCGAAAAGGTAAATGGGTAATTGGTATTGCAGTTGTGTTGTTTGGGATAACCGTTTTTATGTTTTCAAGAATGGGTGGTGAATTTATCCCGCAACTCGATGAAGGTGATATTGCATTTCACGCTATTTTAAAACCAGGTAGTTCCCTTACTGAAACCATTGAAACTACCACTAAAATAGAGCAAATAGTAAAAGCAAAATTTCCAGAAGTAGAAAAAATTGTTAGTCGTATTGGTGTTGCCGAAGTGCCTACAGACCCAATGCCGATGGATTTTGCGGATATTTTTGTAATCCTAAAACCTAAAAGCGAATGGACAACAGTGTCTTCAAAAGATGAACTCATTGAAGAAATAAAAGAGGCAGTCGAAATTATTCCTGGCGTTAATTATGAGTTTACCCAACCTATTGAAATGCGTTTTAACGAGTTGCTTGAAGGTGTTCGTGAAGATATAGCCATAAAGCTCTATGGTGAAGATATTGACATCCTATCCCAAAAAGCTGAAGAAATATCTAAAATTATTGCAGGTACAGAAGGCATTGGCGATATGAAAGCGGAAGCCACAACTGGGTTGCCACAAATGACCATTACTTACAATAGAAATAAATTGGCACAATACGGACTTCAAATAAACACGTTAAATCAAATTGTGCAATCAGCTTTTGCAGGAGGAGTAGCAGGTACTATATTTGAAGGAGAAAAGCGATTTGATTTGGTGGTTAGGTTAAGTTCTCATAATCGTAAAGACATAACAGATGTGCAAAATTTGTTTATCAACTTACCTTCTGGTGCACAGATTCCACTTCGCGAAGTAGCTGATGTAAGTTACAAAGCAGGACCAATGCAAATAAGTAGAGACAATACCAACAGAAGAACCTATGTAGGTATCAATGTCAGAGGTCGAGATGTAAAATCTTTAGTAACTGAAATAAAATCAAAATTAGATGCACAATTGGAACTACCATCGGGTTATTTTATTCGCTATGGTGGTGCATTTGAAAATCTGGAACGTGCCAGCAACCGATTACAAACCGTTGTTCCTATCGCCTTATTACTCATATTTATACTAATATACTTTGCATTAAAATCACTACCTCAAACCTTAATGATTTATATAGCCATCCCAATGGCAACTATTGGTGGTGTAGTAGCCTTATGGTTGCGTGATATGCCATTTAGTATTTCGGCAGGTGTTGGTTTTATTGTGTTGTTTGGTGTTGCGGTATTAAATGGATTGGTAATGATAAGCGGACTCAACGAATTAAAAGAAGAAGGTGTAACCAATCTAAAGGATAGAATAGTTGAAGGTACTAAACGAAGAATCAGACCTATTATGCTAACTGCTTTTACAGATGTATTAGGCTTTCTACCAATGGCTATTTCATCATCAGCTGGTGCAGAAGTACAGCGTCCTTTGGCAACTGTAGTTATTGGTGGATTATTAACTTCAACTTTGCTTACCTTATTTGTTTTACCAATTTTATATCATTGGGTAGAAAACAAATCTTTTACGTTTAAGCCAAATAAAAAGTTAGTAACAGCAACAGCAGTTGTATTATTACTATTTGGCTTTTCACCACAAAGTAATGCACAAGAGTTGAATGATACAATTCCCGAAATTTCATTACAGGAAGCTGTTAAACTCGCAAAAAGTAATTATCCATTATTGAAGCAAAAGCAGTTGGAAATTACAAAACAAGAACAATTAAAAGCGACTGCCTATGATTTCGGAACGACTCAAATTTTTACAGGTGGAGAAGAAGTTAATAGTGACAATGGTATTTATACAACCATAGGTATTGGTCAATCTAATATTGATGTGTTTGGTATTGGTTCAAAAAGGAAGTTACAAGAACAACGCATTCAGTTAGCACAAAAAGCCTTTCAACTTTCCGAATTGGAACTGGAATTGGAAGTAAAAAAAGCGTGGTCTAAATGCTATCAAATGAAACGGAACTATAACTTGTATAAAGAACTGGATTCCATTTATTCCAAATTTGAACAAGCAGTAGCTTTAAATTATGAAGTCGAAGCCATTTCTAAATTAGAATATTCAGCAGCAAAAAATCAAGCATTTCAAATTCAGAATAAAAAAGCGCAAGCCTATAGTAATTATCTTATTGCCTTACAACAATTCAATTTGTGGTTGGTATCAGAAGAAGTTTTTACAGTTTCAGATGAGTTTGACGTAGTGATGGAGAATGATATGGAAACGTTCAGTATTGAAAATCATCCATTGTACAGTATGTCGCAGAACATTGTAGATGAAGCAGAAGCCAAATATAAAGCTGCAAAGGCAGATAATTTACCGAAGTTCAATCTTCAAGGTGGCTTACAGCGTGTCAATGGCAATTCAGGATTTTACACCTATCAAGCAGGAATTTCAATTCCGTTTTTATCAGGTTCTAACAAAGCACAAGTTAGAAGTGCCAGAATTGATAAAGAAATAGCAGAAACCAACGTAGCGTTCAAAAAACAGGAAGTACAATCAAGGTTTGTTCAGGCTAAAGAAAATTATTTCAAATGGAAAACGTCTTGGGAGTTTTACAAAGACCAAGTTTTACCATTAACAAAAGAGCAAAAAACAGGTGCATTACTGGCATATAGAGAAGGCGAAATTGATTATACTGCATTTACGCAGTTGATAAAAGAAGCAATTCAATCGGAACTTGAAGCACAGACTGCATTAGTAAACTATTTAGAAAGCACATTTCAATTACAATATTTTAATCAATAA
- a CDS encoding efflux RND transporter periplasmic adaptor subunit — protein MKNKIYKILTVMVLTIFVSACGNKENHNENDGHSHDEEEKTEVNEEHNESEEVILSQQQFDALKMKIDTLALRNMSGYVEANGTLEVPPQNEAAITTVVGANVVSIEVIEGDKVNKGQVVAYLSHPNIIQAQTDYLNAYSNSELAKKNYERQQKLYDAGVGSGANFQKAEAEYQASKAMVNGLEAQLRILNVNTTSVRNGTIAQRIALRSPIEGFVQKVKVKTGQYVEPQTELFEIVNTHHVHADLMVFEKDVYKVQKGQKVNFTVQSIPDAELIAEIYSVSKTFEDNPKAVHVHAEIENKKGNLIPGMYIQGKIQVNNTQTKALPESAIFKEGDKHYIFSGEKENDDWSFKPVEVIVGEKDGKWVAIKFTEEIDENTKFAYNNAYYLMAEMKKGEAEDHD, from the coding sequence ATGAAAAATAAAATATATAAAATTCTTACCGTAATGGTGTTAACCATTTTTGTTTCAGCTTGCGGAAATAAAGAAAATCATAACGAGAATGATGGTCATTCCCACGATGAGGAAGAAAAAACAGAAGTTAATGAAGAACATAATGAAAGCGAAGAAGTAATCCTATCACAACAGCAATTCGATGCTTTAAAAATGAAAATAGATACGTTGGCATTACGTAATATGAGCGGCTATGTAGAAGCAAACGGAACGTTAGAAGTACCACCACAAAACGAAGCAGCTATTACTACTGTTGTTGGTGCAAATGTCGTTTCAATTGAAGTGATTGAAGGTGATAAGGTTAATAAAGGTCAAGTTGTGGCTTATCTATCGCACCCAAATATCATACAAGCGCAAACGGATTATTTAAACGCTTATAGCAATAGCGAGCTTGCAAAGAAAAATTATGAACGTCAACAAAAATTATACGATGCTGGTGTTGGTTCTGGTGCTAATTTCCAGAAAGCAGAAGCAGAATATCAAGCATCAAAAGCAATGGTTAATGGTTTAGAAGCGCAATTAAGAATACTCAACGTTAACACTACATCAGTTCGCAATGGAACAATTGCACAGCGCATAGCATTGCGAAGTCCAATAGAGGGTTTCGTACAAAAAGTTAAAGTAAAAACAGGTCAATATGTAGAACCGCAAACCGAATTATTTGAAATTGTAAATACGCATCACGTTCACGCCGATTTAATGGTTTTTGAAAAAGATGTTTATAAAGTACAGAAAGGTCAGAAAGTTAACTTTACGGTACAATCCATACCAGATGCAGAGCTTATCGCAGAAATCTATTCCGTAAGCAAAACCTTTGAGGACAACCCAAAAGCAGTCCACGTTCACGCAGAAATAGAAAACAAAAAAGGTAACTTAATTCCTGGTATGTATATTCAAGGTAAAATTCAAGTAAATAATACCCAAACTAAAGCATTACCGGAAAGTGCCATTTTTAAAGAAGGAGATAAACATTATATATTTTCAGGAGAAAAAGAAAATGATGATTGGAGCTTTAAACCTGTTGAAGTGATTGTTGGAGAAAAAGATGGCAAATGGGTAGCAATTAAATTTACTGAAGAAATAGATGAAAACACAAAATTCGCTTATAACAATGCTTATTATCTTATGGCAGAAATGAAAAAAGGAGAAGCGGAAGACCACGATTAA
- a CDS encoding GDCCVxC domain-containing (seleno)protein codes for MKTILKSEITCPNCGHKKEEDMPTNACQFFYECENCKTVLKPNEGDCCVYCSYGTVPCPPIQQNKSCC; via the coding sequence ATGAAAACCATATTAAAATCGGAAATCACTTGCCCTAACTGCGGACATAAAAAAGAAGAAGATATGCCAACAAATGCTTGTCAATTCTTTTACGAGTGCGAGAATTGTAAAACGGTACTAAAACCAAACGAAGGTGATTGTTGTGTGTATTGTTCTTATGGTACAGTTCCTTGTCCACCAATTCAACAAAACAAAAGTTGTTGCTAA
- a CDS encoding heavy metal translocating P-type ATPase, whose product MKKKKVNLRDLKPNSEEQHSHDDGHNHSNPKSVSNLNTYLPAIFSFVMLIVGIAVDYFEAFPHFSGWIRILWYVVAYILVGFPVVKEGWKNLIKGDVFTEFFLMSIATIGAFIIGEYPEGVAVMLFYAVGELFQNAAVNRAKGNIKALLDVRPKEANVFRDGAYKSVSPEDVTIGEKIQVRVGEKIPLDGLLLSEKASLNTAALTGESKPDSILKKAKVYAGSINLESVIEVEVTNTFEDSSIARILELVQNATARKSKTELFIRQFARIYTPIVVFLAIGVTFIPYFFVDDYVFRDWLYRALIFLVISCPCALVISIPLGYFGGLGAASKNGILFKGASFLDAMTKINTLVMDKTGTVTKGVFKIKEVKAIDWKETEFMQYLMAMEEQSTHPIAKAILEYKSEGEDFEAQDVSEIAGKGLKGIVNGKTVLVGNKALMTANNINVPTETESIVESIVLVAIDNQFAGYVVIADELKEDAKETITALHKVGIKNIMMLSGDKDSITQQVAKELNIENAKGGLLPEDKLNEVEILKKNPENKVAFIGDGINDAPVLAASNVGIAMGGLGSDVAIETADVIIQTDQPSKVVRAIKISRSTRKIVWQNIILAFGVKVIVLILGAGGLATMWEAVFADVGVALLAILNAVRLQKMKWD is encoded by the coding sequence ATGAAAAAAAAGAAAGTCAATTTAAGAGATTTAAAACCAAATTCAGAAGAACAACATTCTCACGATGATGGTCACAATCATAGCAATCCTAAAAGTGTTTCAAATTTAAACACCTATTTACCAGCTATTTTCAGTTTCGTAATGTTAATAGTTGGTATTGCTGTAGATTATTTTGAAGCATTTCCTCATTTTTCTGGATGGATTCGTATTCTTTGGTATGTGGTAGCCTATATTCTTGTTGGTTTTCCTGTGGTAAAAGAAGGATGGAAAAATCTTATAAAAGGCGATGTTTTTACCGAGTTCTTTTTAATGTCTATTGCCACAATTGGTGCGTTTATAATTGGTGAATATCCCGAAGGTGTTGCAGTAATGCTATTTTATGCAGTAGGAGAATTATTTCAAAACGCAGCAGTTAATAGAGCAAAAGGAAATATTAAAGCCTTATTAGATGTTCGACCAAAAGAAGCCAATGTATTTCGTGATGGTGCTTATAAAAGTGTGTCGCCAGAAGACGTAACTATTGGTGAAAAAATCCAAGTTCGAGTAGGCGAAAAAATTCCGTTAGATGGTTTATTATTATCCGAAAAAGCATCATTGAATACCGCAGCTTTAACAGGCGAAAGTAAACCCGATTCTATACTTAAAAAAGCGAAAGTGTATGCAGGTAGCATCAATTTGGAAAGCGTTATTGAAGTTGAAGTTACTAATACCTTTGAAGATAGTTCCATTGCCAGAATATTAGAGTTGGTTCAAAATGCAACAGCACGTAAATCTAAAACAGAATTATTCATCAGACAGTTTGCTCGTATCTACACACCAATTGTAGTGTTTTTAGCTATTGGTGTTACTTTTATACCTTACTTTTTTGTAGATGATTATGTGTTTAGAGATTGGTTATACAGAGCATTAATTTTCTTGGTAATATCTTGTCCTTGTGCGTTAGTGATTTCAATTCCATTAGGATATTTCGGTGGATTGGGAGCAGCTTCAAAAAATGGAATCTTATTTAAAGGTGCTTCATTTTTAGATGCAATGACCAAGATAAATACTTTGGTAATGGACAAAACAGGAACCGTAACTAAAGGTGTTTTTAAAATCAAAGAAGTAAAAGCAATTGATTGGAAAGAAACCGAATTTATGCAATATTTAATGGCGATGGAAGAACAATCCACGCATCCAATTGCTAAAGCAATTTTAGAGTATAAATCAGAAGGAGAAGATTTTGAAGCTCAAGACGTTTCTGAAATTGCAGGTAAAGGATTAAAAGGAATTGTAAATGGTAAAACAGTTTTAGTAGGAAATAAAGCCTTAATGACTGCGAATAATATAAATGTTCCAACGGAAACGGAATCTATTGTAGAATCGATAGTATTAGTTGCAATCGATAATCAATTTGCAGGTTATGTAGTCATAGCAGATGAATTAAAGGAAGATGCAAAAGAAACAATTACAGCATTACACAAAGTAGGCATTAAAAATATTATGATGCTTTCTGGTGATAAAGATTCCATTACTCAACAAGTCGCTAAAGAACTAAATATTGAAAATGCTAAAGGTGGTTTATTACCAGAAGATAAGTTAAACGAAGTTGAAATTTTAAAAAAGAATCCTGAAAATAAAGTAGCATTTATAGGGGATGGTATAAACGATGCGCCTGTTTTAGCAGCAAGTAACGTTGGAATTGCAATGGGTGGTTTGGGTAGTGATGTAGCTATTGAAACAGCAGACGTTATCATTCAAACCGACCAACCTTCAAAAGTAGTTAGAGCCATTAAAATAAGTCGTTCCACACGAAAAATTGTTTGGCAAAATATCATTTTAGCGTTTGGAGTTAAAGTTATTGTCTTGATATTAGGAGCAGGTGGTTTAGCCACAATGTGGGAAGCTGTTTTTGCAGATGTAGGAGTAGCATTATTAGCAATTTTAAATGCAGTTCGATTGCAGAAAATGAAATGGGATTAA